The Nocardioides pantholopis genome window below encodes:
- the nusB gene encoding transcription antitermination factor NusB, giving the protein MSARSKARKRALDVLYASDMRGESPNEALNRAIADGDAPTNAYTVTLVRGVVEHQQRIDELLRSHSEGWTLERMPAVDRNVLRLGVYELLYADDVPDGVAVSEAMALVRELSTDESPQFVNGILGTLMRTKDDLPE; this is encoded by the coding sequence ATGTCGGCCCGATCCAAGGCCCGCAAGCGCGCGCTCGACGTCCTCTACGCCTCCGACATGCGTGGCGAGTCGCCGAACGAGGCCCTGAACCGGGCGATCGCCGACGGCGACGCGCCCACCAACGCCTACACGGTCACGCTCGTGCGGGGCGTGGTCGAGCACCAGCAGCGCATCGACGAGCTGCTGCGGTCCCACTCCGAGGGCTGGACCCTGGAGCGGATGCCGGCGGTGGACCGCAACGTGCTGCGCCTGGGCGTCTACGAGCTCCTGTACGCCGACGACGTGCCGGACGGGGTCGCGGTCAGCGAGGCCATGGCGCTGGTCCGCGAGCTCTCGACCGACGAGTCGCCCCAGTTCGTCAACGGCATCCTCGGCACCCTGATGCGCACCAAGGACGACCTCCCGGAGTGA
- a CDS encoding RNA polymerase sigma factor, producing the protein MFVSSNARKIPAEVLAHPAVAAMIDRGKPTGSVSPDDVRRASEEAAVEPRHLKSLMAHLASLGISVDIGVTNGRAVAASGARKATTAATAKKAAPAKKAAPAKKAAAKKVAAGTDIPAAVVAVAEKIGPDGKKILPDLPDEQFEKDVKTDPTIVEDEKQAAFVVSDADDAGEPEQQVMVAGATADPVKDYLKQIGKVPLLNAEMEVELAKRIEAGLFSEEKLAKGGKISEKLREELEWISEDGRRAKNHLLEANLRLVVSLAKRYTGRGMLFLDLIQEGNLGLIRAVEKFDYTKGYKFSTYATWWIRQAITRAMADQARTIRIPVHMVEVINKLARVQRQMLQDLGREPTPEELAKELDMTPEKVVEVQKYGREPISLHTPLGEDGDSEFGDLIEDSEAIVPADAVSFTLLQEQLHAVLDTLSEREAGVVSMRFGLTDGQPKTLDEIGKVYGVTRERIRQIESKTMSKLRHPSRSQVLRDYLD; encoded by the coding sequence GTGTTCGTGTCCTCGAACGCGCGCAAGATCCCTGCCGAGGTGCTGGCGCACCCCGCCGTGGCGGCCATGATCGATCGCGGCAAGCCGACCGGGAGCGTGTCTCCTGACGACGTACGCCGGGCCAGCGAGGAGGCCGCGGTCGAGCCGCGCCACCTGAAGTCCCTGATGGCGCACCTGGCGTCCCTCGGGATCTCCGTCGACATCGGGGTGACCAACGGTCGCGCCGTCGCGGCGTCCGGGGCCCGCAAGGCCACCACCGCCGCGACCGCCAAGAAGGCCGCCCCCGCGAAGAAGGCGGCGCCGGCCAAGAAGGCCGCCGCCAAGAAGGTCGCCGCCGGGACCGACATCCCCGCCGCGGTGGTCGCGGTCGCGGAGAAGATCGGCCCCGACGGCAAGAAGATCCTTCCCGACCTGCCCGACGAGCAGTTCGAGAAGGACGTCAAGACCGACCCGACCATCGTCGAGGACGAGAAGCAGGCCGCGTTCGTGGTCTCCGACGCCGACGACGCGGGCGAGCCGGAGCAGCAGGTCATGGTGGCCGGCGCCACCGCCGACCCGGTCAAGGACTACCTCAAGCAGATCGGCAAGGTCCCGCTGCTCAACGCCGAGATGGAGGTCGAGCTCGCCAAGCGGATCGAGGCCGGCCTGTTCTCGGAGGAGAAGCTCGCCAAGGGCGGCAAGATCTCCGAGAAGCTCCGCGAGGAGCTGGAGTGGATCTCCGAGGACGGCCGCCGCGCTAAGAACCACCTCCTCGAGGCCAACCTGCGGCTGGTCGTCTCCCTGGCGAAGCGCTACACCGGCCGGGGGATGCTCTTCCTCGACCTGATCCAGGAGGGCAACCTGGGCCTGATCCGTGCGGTCGAGAAGTTCGACTACACCAAGGGCTACAAGTTCTCCACCTACGCGACGTGGTGGATCCGCCAGGCCATCACCCGGGCCATGGCCGACCAGGCGCGGACCATCCGGATCCCCGTGCACATGGTCGAGGTCATCAACAAGCTCGCCCGCGTGCAGCGCCAGATGCTCCAGGACCTGGGCCGCGAGCCCACGCCGGAGGAGCTGGCCAAGGAGCTCGACATGACCCCGGAGAAGGTCGTCGAGGTCCAGAAGTACGGGCGTGAGCCGATCTCGCTGCACACCCCGCTCGGCGAGGACGGCGACTCCGAGTTCGGCGACCTGATCGAGGACTCCGAGGCGATCGTCCCGGCCGACGCGGTCTCGTTCACGCTGCTCCAGGAGCAGCTGCACGCGGTCCTCGACACGCTCTCCGAGCGCGAGGCCGGCGTGGTCAGCATGCGCTTCGGGCTCACCGACGGGCAGCCGAAGACGCTCGACGAGATCGGCAAGGTCTACGGCGTGACCCGCGAGCGGATCCGTCAGATCGAGTCGAAGACCATGTCGAAGCTGCGCCACCCGTCGCGCTCGCAGGTCCTGCGCGACTACCTGGACTGA
- a CDS encoding universal stress protein: MTVVVGYVPTPEGEAALDIGIEEARLRGARLVVVDSHRSGEELDARTAGAADAELARLRERLQDAGVEHDVRQLVRGFEPAEDLISIAEANEAELIVIGLRRRSPVGKLILGSNAQRILLDARCPVLAVKAEG; the protein is encoded by the coding sequence ATGACAGTCGTCGTCGGATACGTGCCCACTCCCGAGGGCGAGGCCGCCCTGGACATCGGCATCGAGGAGGCCCGCCTGCGCGGTGCCCGGCTCGTGGTCGTCGACTCCCATCGCTCCGGGGAGGAGCTCGACGCCCGGACGGCGGGCGCGGCCGACGCGGAGCTGGCCCGGCTCCGCGAGCGCCTCCAGGACGCCGGCGTCGAGCACGACGTACGCCAGCTGGTGCGCGGCTTCGAGCCCGCCGAGGACCTGATCAGCATCGCCGAGGCCAACGAGGCGGAGCTGATCGTGATCGGGCTGCGCCGCCGCTCGCCGGTCGGCAAGCTGATCCTCGGCAGCAACGCCCAGCGGATCCTGCTCGACGCCCGGTGCCCGGTGCTGGCCGTCAAGGCCGAGGGCTGA
- a CDS encoding DNA polymerase IV, which produces MRDHASVLHLDLDAFFAAVEQRDKPSLQGKPVVVGGVGGRGVVSTASYEARRYGVRSAMSTREARSRCPHAAFLGGRFHAYRAASTAVMTVLRSVSPLVEPLSLDEAFVDLEQAGLPDLEVPTVSAFAETLRARVSEVTGGLTASVGVGTSKFIAKVASDLDKPDGLVVVAPGTEQDLLRPMHVTVIPGVGPATAERLRRAGIHTVADLESVDADELVRLLGKAQGAGLFQLARALDDRPVVPEREAKSVSVEGTYDTDLTDRRLMEGLLTRQAGEVAARLRKSGLSGRTVSIKVRLHDFTTLSRSTTLASPTDSAATVARLARSLLTDLLASADASGGIRLLGVGVSGLADWIQEDLFGETAEEEPELPEIAVPHHSRRTWSPGMDVVHTALGRGWVWGSGRGVVTVRFETAETPAGPVRSFAVDDPELSAWHPAEPDDPAQPAEPAESAQPAEPAEPADSAEPAEPADSAQPAQPPG; this is translated from the coding sequence GTGCGCGACCACGCCTCGGTGCTCCACCTCGACCTCGACGCGTTCTTCGCAGCCGTCGAGCAGCGCGACAAGCCGTCGCTTCAGGGCAAGCCCGTCGTCGTGGGCGGGGTCGGCGGGCGCGGGGTCGTCTCCACGGCCTCCTACGAGGCCCGCCGGTACGGCGTGCGCTCGGCGATGTCGACGCGCGAGGCCCGCTCCCGCTGCCCCCACGCCGCCTTCCTCGGCGGCCGGTTCCACGCCTACCGGGCCGCGAGCACGGCGGTGATGACTGTGCTGCGCAGCGTCTCGCCGCTGGTCGAGCCGCTCTCCCTGGACGAGGCCTTCGTCGACCTCGAGCAGGCCGGCCTGCCGGACCTCGAGGTGCCGACGGTCTCGGCGTTCGCCGAGACCCTGCGCGCCCGGGTCAGCGAGGTGACCGGCGGACTGACCGCGTCGGTCGGCGTCGGCACCTCGAAGTTCATCGCCAAGGTGGCCAGCGACCTCGACAAGCCCGACGGCCTGGTCGTGGTCGCCCCCGGCACCGAGCAGGACCTGCTGCGCCCGATGCACGTCACGGTGATCCCGGGGGTCGGCCCCGCCACCGCCGAGCGGCTGCGCCGCGCCGGGATCCACACCGTGGCCGACCTGGAGTCGGTCGACGCCGACGAGCTGGTCCGGCTGCTCGGCAAGGCCCAGGGCGCCGGGCTGTTCCAGCTCGCGCGGGCGCTGGACGACCGGCCGGTGGTGCCCGAGCGCGAGGCCAAGTCGGTCAGCGTCGAGGGCACCTATGACACCGACCTCACCGACCGGAGGCTGATGGAGGGGCTGCTGACCCGCCAGGCCGGCGAGGTCGCGGCCCGGCTGCGCAAGAGCGGGCTCTCGGGGCGCACTGTCAGCATCAAGGTGCGCCTGCACGACTTCACCACGCTGAGCCGCTCCACCACCCTCGCCTCCCCCACCGACTCCGCCGCCACTGTCGCGCGGCTGGCCCGCTCCCTGCTGACCGACCTGCTGGCCAGCGCGGACGCCTCCGGCGGCATCCGGCTGCTGGGCGTCGGCGTCTCCGGGCTGGCCGATTGGATCCAGGAGGACCTGTTCGGGGAGACGGCCGAGGAGGAGCCGGAGCTGCCCGAGATCGCCGTGCCGCACCACTCCCGGCGTACCTGGTCACCGGGGATGGACGTCGTGCACACCGCGCTCGGCCGGGGCTGGGTCTGGGGCTCGGGCCGCGGGGTGGTCACTGTCCGCTTCGAGACCGCGGAGACCCCGGCGGGGCCGGTGCGCTCGTTCGCTGTCGACGACCCCGAGCTCAGCGCGTGGCACCCGGCGGAGCCGGACGATCCGGCCCAGCCGGCGGAGCCGGCCGAGTCCGCACAGCCGGCGGAGCCGGCGGAGCCGGCGGATTCCGCAGAGCCGGCGGAGCCGGCCGATTCCGCACAGCCGGCGCAGCCGCCCGGATGA
- the efp gene encoding elongation factor P has protein sequence MASTNDLKNGMVLNIDGQLWAVVEFQHVKPGKGPAFVRTKLKNVESGKTVDKTFNAGTKVETANVDKRTMQYLYNDGTSYVFMDIQSYDQLEIAPEIVGSAADFLLENQEAIVATNDGRVLYVELPASVELEVTYTEPGMQGDRSTGGTKPATVETGATVQVPLFITTGEKIKVDTRDSSYLGRVTS, from the coding sequence ATGGCATCGACGAACGACCTGAAGAACGGCATGGTTCTCAACATCGACGGCCAGCTCTGGGCGGTCGTCGAGTTCCAGCACGTCAAGCCCGGCAAGGGCCCGGCCTTCGTGCGCACCAAGCTCAAGAACGTGGAGTCCGGCAAGACCGTCGACAAGACCTTCAACGCCGGCACCAAGGTCGAGACCGCGAACGTCGACAAGCGCACGATGCAGTACCTCTACAACGACGGCACCTCCTACGTCTTCATGGACATCCAGAGCTACGACCAGCTCGAGATCGCGCCGGAGATCGTCGGCAGCGCGGCGGACTTCCTGCTGGAGAACCAGGAGGCGATCGTCGCCACGAACGACGGCCGCGTGCTGTACGTCGAGCTCCCGGCCTCGGTCGAGCTCGAGGTCACCTACACCGAGCCGGGCATGCAGGGCGACCGCTCCACCGGCGGCACCAAGCCGGCCACCGTCGAGACCGGCGCGACCGTCCAGGTCCCGCTGTTCATCACCACCGGCGAGAAGATCAAGGTCGACACCCGCGACTCCTCCTACCTGGGACGCGTCACCAGCTGA
- a CDS encoding carboxylate-amine ligase yields the protein MAPRTLGIEEELLLVDPRTRRASARAPQVLKAFREHGPGRRVATAATDEIDQELFRHQLEVRTDPSADATALHAQVIAARRTAGGAAEAVDLALAACGIVPAGYEEVAVSPRDRYRDMVDTFGEVARTGGTCAMHVHVGVDGDEEGVAIIDRITPWLPVLLAISANSPFSSGRDTTYASWRQQVWSRWPSAGPTEQFGSAARYREVAQTMLRSGAARDEGMLYFDARLAARHPTVEVRVADVCTDPEDALLVAVLVRALAETAARAAAAGTPAPRWRAESVRVAQWRAARYGLAGQLVHPQTQELAAATQVLADLVTEVRDALEEAGDTDRVERGLARVLAGGGATRQRAAFERTGSVEGVVDDLIARTRASWSTSEWEADASAAAGA from the coding sequence ATGGCACCCCGGACCCTCGGCATCGAGGAAGAGCTCCTGCTCGTCGATCCCCGCACGCGGCGCGCGAGCGCCCGTGCCCCGCAGGTCCTCAAGGCGTTCCGCGAGCACGGTCCCGGCCGGCGGGTCGCAACCGCGGCGACCGACGAGATCGACCAGGAGCTGTTCCGCCACCAGCTGGAGGTCCGCACCGACCCGAGCGCCGACGCGACGGCCCTGCACGCCCAGGTGATCGCCGCCCGCCGGACCGCCGGCGGGGCTGCGGAGGCCGTCGACCTCGCCCTGGCCGCCTGCGGGATCGTCCCCGCCGGCTACGAGGAGGTGGCGGTCAGCCCGCGGGACCGCTACCGCGACATGGTCGACACCTTCGGCGAGGTCGCCCGCACCGGCGGGACCTGCGCGATGCACGTCCACGTCGGGGTCGACGGCGACGAGGAGGGCGTCGCGATCATCGACCGGATCACGCCGTGGCTGCCGGTGCTGCTGGCGATCAGCGCCAACTCCCCGTTCTCCAGCGGCCGGGACACGACGTACGCCTCCTGGCGCCAGCAGGTCTGGTCCCGGTGGCCGAGCGCCGGGCCCACCGAGCAGTTCGGCTCCGCGGCCCGCTACCGCGAGGTGGCGCAGACGATGCTGCGGAGCGGCGCCGCCCGCGACGAGGGGATGCTGTACTTCGACGCCCGGCTCGCGGCCCGCCACCCGACCGTCGAGGTCCGGGTCGCCGACGTCTGCACCGACCCCGAGGACGCGCTGCTGGTGGCGGTGCTGGTCCGGGCCCTCGCCGAGACCGCCGCCCGGGCGGCCGCTGCCGGGACGCCGGCGCCCCGCTGGCGCGCCGAGTCCGTCCGGGTCGCGCAGTGGCGCGCGGCCCGCTACGGCCTCGCCGGTCAGCTGGTGCACCCGCAGACCCAGGAGCTGGCTGCCGCGACGCAGGTGCTGGCCGACTTGGTCACCGAGGTCCGCGACGCACTCGAGGAGGCCGGCGACACGGACCGGGTCGAGCGCGGCCTGGCCCGCGTGCTGGCGGGCGGCGGCGCGACCCGGCAGCGGGCCGCCTTCGAGCGCACCGGCAGCGTCGAGGGTGTCGTCGACGACCTGATCGCGCGGACCCGGGCATCGTGGAGCACATCCGAGTGGGAGGCCGACGCATCAGCGGCGGCCGGAGCCTGA
- a CDS encoding HhH-GPD-type base excision DNA repair protein: MSPQPAIHITGDEVADQVLTESPFALLVGMMLDQQYPMEHAFRGPSKVLDRFGTLDPAAIAAAPPEEFAALCATPPAIHRFPGSMAARLQELAALVEEAYGGHAERLWTEATSGKELLRRVLALPGFGKQKAQIFVALLAKQLGVRPDGWEAAVGAYAEDGYRSVADVVDPTSLQKVREYKKEQKAAAKAARGG; encoded by the coding sequence ATGTCCCCGCAACCGGCCATCCACATCACCGGCGACGAGGTCGCCGACCAGGTCCTGACCGAGTCCCCGTTCGCGCTGCTCGTCGGCATGATGCTCGACCAGCAGTACCCCATGGAGCACGCGTTCCGGGGGCCGTCGAAGGTGCTGGACCGCTTCGGCACCCTCGACCCGGCCGCCATCGCGGCCGCGCCGCCGGAGGAGTTCGCGGCGCTGTGCGCGACCCCGCCCGCCATCCACCGGTTCCCGGGCTCGATGGCCGCGCGCCTCCAGGAGCTCGCCGCGCTCGTCGAGGAGGCCTACGGCGGCCACGCGGAGCGGCTGTGGACCGAGGCGACCTCGGGCAAGGAGCTGCTGCGGCGGGTGCTGGCGCTGCCGGGCTTCGGCAAGCAGAAGGCGCAGATCTTCGTGGCGCTGCTGGCCAAGCAGCTCGGGGTCCGTCCCGACGGCTGGGAGGCGGCCGTGGGTGCCTACGCCGAGGACGGGTACCGCTCGGTCGCGGACGTCGTGGACCCGACCTCGCTGCAGAAGGTCCGCGAGTACAAGAAGGAGCAGAAGGCCGCCGCCAAGGCCGCTCGGGGCGGGTAA
- a CDS encoding glutamate--cysteine ligase family protein, with product MGEEVALQEFTPADRTRYREKVRRCLDVFERMLREARFDTDDPMTGLEVELNLVDELGDPALRNAAALEAIADPDFQTELGQFNIEINVAPAKLREGGLSVFEETLRRSLNDAERKSAAVGAHLVMIGILPTLDEGHMGAHTLSANPRYALLSDQILAARGEDITIAITGKERLRTTSESIIPEAACTSTQLHVQTSPDQFAAYWNASQAISGIQLAIGANAPYLLGKELWRETRIPLFEQATDTRSVELKAQGVRPRVWFGERWITSVFDLFEENVRYFPALLPIVDDAEDPLKVLEAGGTPNLSEMRLHNGTIYRWNRPVYDITRGVPHLRVENRVLAAGPTVADTVANAAFYFGLVRYLAEHDRPLWSQMSFSAAEENFHLAAQQGIDAQVYWPGLGQVRATELVVRRLLPMARAGLDAWGVPGAESDRLLGIIEQRCLSGVNGAEWFACRMGDRADQDRYDALRATLLEYRERMHTNEPVHTWT from the coding sequence GTGGGGGAAGAAGTCGCGCTTCAGGAGTTCACGCCGGCGGACCGGACCCGGTACCGCGAGAAGGTGCGCCGCTGCCTCGACGTGTTCGAGCGGATGCTGCGCGAGGCCCGCTTCGACACCGACGACCCGATGACCGGGCTGGAGGTCGAGCTCAACCTCGTCGACGAGCTCGGTGACCCGGCTCTGCGCAACGCGGCAGCCCTCGAGGCGATCGCCGACCCGGACTTCCAGACCGAGCTCGGCCAGTTCAACATCGAGATCAACGTCGCGCCGGCGAAGCTGCGCGAGGGCGGGCTCAGTGTCTTCGAGGAGACCCTGCGCCGCAGCCTCAACGACGCCGAGCGCAAGTCCGCGGCGGTCGGCGCGCACCTGGTGATGATCGGGATCCTGCCCACGCTCGACGAGGGCCACATGGGCGCCCACACCCTGAGCGCGAACCCCCGCTACGCCCTGCTCAGCGACCAGATCCTGGCCGCGCGCGGGGAGGACATCACGATCGCGATCACCGGCAAGGAGCGGTTGCGCACCACCTCGGAGTCGATCATCCCGGAGGCTGCGTGCACGAGCACGCAGCTGCACGTCCAGACCTCGCCCGACCAGTTCGCGGCGTACTGGAACGCCTCCCAGGCGATCTCGGGGATCCAGCTCGCGATCGGCGCCAACGCGCCGTACCTGCTCGGCAAGGAGCTGTGGCGCGAGACCCGGATCCCGCTGTTCGAGCAGGCCACCGACACCCGCAGCGTGGAGCTCAAGGCCCAGGGCGTGCGGCCCCGGGTGTGGTTCGGGGAGCGCTGGATCACCTCGGTGTTCGACCTGTTCGAGGAGAACGTCCGGTACTTCCCGGCGCTGCTCCCGATCGTCGACGACGCCGAGGACCCGCTCAAGGTGCTCGAGGCCGGCGGCACCCCGAACCTCTCCGAGATGCGCCTGCACAACGGCACCATCTACCGCTGGAACCGGCCGGTCTACGACATCACTCGCGGCGTCCCGCACCTGCGCGTCGAGAACCGGGTCCTGGCGGCCGGGCCCACGGTGGCCGACACCGTCGCGAACGCCGCCTTCTACTTCGGGCTGGTGCGCTACCTCGCCGAGCACGACCGGCCGCTGTGGTCGCAGATGTCGTTCAGCGCCGCCGAGGAGAACTTCCACCTCGCCGCCCAGCAGGGCATCGACGCGCAGGTCTACTGGCCCGGCCTCGGCCAGGTGCGCGCGACCGAGCTGGTGGTGCGCCGGCTGCTGCCGATGGCCCGGGCGGGACTCGACGCCTGGGGGGTGCCCGGCGCCGAGTCCGACCGGCTGCTCGGCATCATCGAGCAGCGCTGCCTCAGCGGCGTCAACGGCGCCGAGTGGTTCGCCTGCCGGATGGGCGACCGGGCCGACCAGGACCGGTACGACGCACTGCGGGCGACGCTGCTGGAGTACCGCGAGCGGATGCACACCAACGAGCCGGTGCACACCTGGACCTGA
- a CDS encoding dihydrolipoyl dehydrogenase family protein, translated as MSEQNVDIVVIGLGPGGEYAAQKLAEAGLAVVGVERALVGGECPFYGCIPSKMMIRAADTLAEARRATSLGGEVDVRPDWGLVATRIDKQATNHWDDSSHTSRLEAAGVRIVRGQGRLDGPGRVVVDTDAGVQTYVAARGVVLNAGTEPAVPPVDGLAGTPYWTNREVMRLTELPGSLAVLGGGPIGAELAQAFARFGVRVTVVEMAERILGPVEPEASAVIADVFAREGIEVVTGVEVTRVTHDGGFALLLADGRTVEAEQLLVATGRRPSLAGLGLETVGLDPAARTIETDERQRAGERLWAVGDITGKGQFTHVSMYQGEIVVGDVLGGDGPTADYRALSWVTFTDPEVAAVGLSERQARDAGIRVVTALADIPESTRGWIHQAGNDGIVKVVADADRGILVGATVVAPYGGEVLGLLATAVHAEVPVATLRRMHFAYPTFHRTIETALDSLGL; from the coding sequence ATGAGCGAGCAGAACGTCGACATCGTCGTCATCGGGCTGGGTCCGGGTGGCGAGTACGCCGCCCAGAAGCTCGCCGAGGCCGGGCTGGCGGTGGTCGGCGTGGAACGCGCCCTGGTCGGCGGGGAGTGCCCGTTCTACGGGTGCATCCCGTCGAAGATGATGATCCGGGCCGCCGACACGCTCGCGGAGGCGCGGCGCGCCACCAGCCTCGGCGGCGAGGTCGACGTACGCCCCGACTGGGGGCTGGTGGCGACCCGGATCGACAAGCAAGCGACCAACCACTGGGACGACAGCTCCCACACCAGCCGCCTGGAGGCCGCCGGGGTACGGATCGTCCGGGGTCAGGGCCGCCTGGACGGCCCCGGCCGGGTGGTCGTCGACACCGACGCGGGCGTCCAGACCTACGTGGCCGCCCGGGGCGTCGTCCTCAACGCCGGCACCGAGCCGGCAGTCCCGCCCGTCGACGGGCTCGCGGGCACGCCGTACTGGACGAACCGCGAGGTGATGCGGCTCACCGAGCTCCCCGGCAGCCTCGCCGTCCTCGGCGGCGGGCCGATCGGCGCCGAGCTGGCCCAGGCGTTCGCCCGCTTCGGGGTCCGGGTCACCGTGGTCGAGATGGCCGAGCGGATCCTGGGCCCGGTCGAGCCCGAGGCCAGCGCCGTGATCGCCGACGTCTTCGCCCGTGAGGGCATCGAGGTCGTCACCGGGGTGGAGGTGACCCGGGTGACCCACGACGGCGGGTTCGCGCTGCTGCTCGCCGACGGGCGCACGGTCGAGGCGGAGCAGCTGCTGGTCGCCACCGGGCGCCGCCCGAGCCTCGCCGGGCTCGGCCTGGAGACCGTGGGCCTGGACCCGGCCGCGCGGACGATCGAGACCGACGAGCGGCAGCGCGCCGGCGAGCGGCTGTGGGCCGTCGGCGACATCACCGGCAAGGGCCAGTTCACCCACGTCTCGATGTACCAGGGCGAGATCGTCGTGGGTGACGTCCTCGGCGGCGACGGGCCGACCGCCGACTACCGGGCGCTGTCCTGGGTGACGTTCACCGACCCCGAGGTCGCCGCGGTCGGGCTCAGCGAGCGGCAGGCCCGCGACGCCGGGATCCGGGTCGTCACCGCGCTCGCCGACATCCCGGAGTCCACCCGCGGCTGGATCCACCAGGCCGGCAACGACGGCATCGTGAAGGTGGTCGCCGACGCCGACCGCGGGATCCTCGTCGGGGCGACCGTCGTGGCGCCGTACGGCGGGGAGGTGCTCGGCCTGCTCGCGACGGCGGTGCACGCCGAGGTGCCGGTCGCGACGCTGCGCCGGATGCACTTCGCCTATCCGACCTTCCACCGCACGATCGAGACCGCGCTGGACTCGCTGGGCCTGTGA
- a CDS encoding DUF4192 domain-containing protein yields MTSWPAPPPTPPRPSRPAGRPGGPAPTTLTARRPEDLLAAVPVVLGFHPEDSVVLLTFGGDHQFHARLDLPRSAADVEAATAALLAPARRERVQAAALVVYAGEASAAAARSAARALARRFELAGITVLDALRADGSRWFPLLGGARGVPAWGVPYDVSSHPFTAQAVYDGRAVLGSRADLEAGLRPDPAGVAAVGDALAGAVACDPEEAADVLDRHLAAGSVPDGELAGLLLGLRDVAVRDAAWAPVRRAGAADHVQVWSDAVRRAPAEVLADAAAVLAYVAWAAGDGALAWCAIDRCLGADPANTLAGLVAELLERAVPPDVLDD; encoded by the coding sequence ATGACCTCCTGGCCCGCACCCCCGCCCACTCCGCCCAGACCGTCCAGACCGGCCGGCCGCCCCGGCGGCCCGGCCCCCACCACGCTGACCGCCCGGCGCCCCGAGGACCTCCTCGCCGCCGTGCCGGTCGTGCTCGGGTTCCACCCCGAGGACTCCGTCGTCCTGCTGACCTTCGGCGGGGACCACCAGTTCCACGCCCGGCTCGACCTGCCCCGCTCCGCCGCCGACGTCGAGGCGGCCACCGCCGCCCTGCTCGCGCCGGCCCGGCGCGAGCGGGTGCAGGCGGCCGCCCTCGTCGTGTACGCCGGCGAGGCCTCCGCAGCGGCGGCCCGGTCGGCGGCGCGGGCCCTGGCGCGGCGCTTCGAGCTCGCCGGCATCACGGTGCTCGACGCCCTGCGGGCGGACGGCAGCCGGTGGTTCCCGCTCCTGGGCGGGGCCCGCGGGGTGCCCGCGTGGGGCGTGCCCTACGACGTGTCCAGCCACCCGTTCACCGCGCAGGCGGTCTACGACGGGCGGGCGGTGCTGGGCTCGCGCGCCGACCTCGAGGCCGGGCTCCGGCCCGACCCGGCGGGGGTCGCGGCGGTCGGGGACGCGCTCGCCGGCGCCGTGGCCTGCGACCCCGAGGAGGCGGCCGACGTCCTCGACAGGCACCTGGCCGCGGGCTCGGTGCCCGACGGCGAGCTGGCCGGCCTCCTGCTCGGGCTGCGAGACGTCGCGGTCCGCGACGCCGCGTGGGCCCCGGTGCGCCGGGCCGGGGCCGCGGACCACGTCCAGGTGTGGAGCGATGCGGTGCGGCGGGCGCCGGCGGAGGTGCTGGCCGACGCCGCCGCCGTGCTGGCCTACGTCGCGTGGGCCGCCGGCGACGGCGCGCTGGCCTGGTGCGCGATCGACCGGTGCCTCGGCGCCGATCCGGCGAACACGCTGGCGGGTCTGGTCGCGGAGCTGCTGGAGCGGGCCGTGCCGCCCGACGTGCTGGACGACTGA
- a CDS encoding DUF1206 domain-containing protein, whose amino-acid sequence MASLSDRAERLGHEANSSTWLDLGIRGGLVAYGVVHLLIAWLALQLAFGEREGEASNSGAMQQLAEQPFGTVLLWLVALGMLLLVAWRVLEALVANSEEDGADRAKKMVGSLGKAAIYAAIGVSAVRVAVGSGGGGKSGSDTMTAQVMGWPGGQFLVGAVGLGVVGYGLHHLWRAWTDEYREQLDGEGQSGSTGTAYLWFGKIGYAAKGLAVAIVGSLFVYAAATHDPKKSGGLDEALREVLEKPFGPVLLGAIALGIACFGLFSFARARHLSR is encoded by the coding sequence ATGGCGTCCCTCAGCGACCGGGCCGAACGGCTCGGGCACGAAGCAAATTCCAGCACCTGGCTCGACCTCGGCATCCGGGGCGGGCTCGTGGCCTACGGCGTCGTCCACCTCCTGATCGCGTGGCTCGCCCTCCAGCTCGCGTTCGGCGAGCGCGAGGGCGAGGCCTCCAACTCCGGTGCCATGCAGCAGCTGGCCGAGCAGCCGTTCGGCACGGTGCTGCTGTGGCTGGTCGCCCTCGGCATGCTGCTGCTGGTTGCCTGGCGGGTCCTCGAGGCCCTCGTGGCCAACAGCGAGGAGGACGGCGCCGACCGGGCCAAGAAGATGGTCGGCTCGCTGGGCAAGGCGGCCATCTACGCGGCCATCGGCGTCAGCGCGGTCCGGGTCGCCGTCGGGTCCGGCGGCGGCGGCAAGTCCGGCTCCGACACGATGACGGCCCAGGTGATGGGCTGGCCGGGCGGCCAGTTCCTGGTCGGCGCGGTCGGGCTCGGTGTCGTCGGCTACGGCCTGCACCACCTGTGGCGGGCCTGGACCGACGAGTACCGCGAGCAGCTGGACGGCGAGGGGCAGAGCGGCAGCACTGGCACGGCGTACCTGTGGTTCGGCAAGATCGGGTACGCCGCGAAGGGGCTCGCGGTCGCGATCGTCGGGTCGCTGTTCGTCTACGCCGCGGCCACCCACGACCCGAAGAAGTCCGGCGGCCTGGACGAGGCCCTGCGAGAGGTGCTCGAGAAGCCGTTCGGCCCGGTCCTGCTCGGGGCGATCGCGCTCGGCATCGCCTGCTTCGGCCTGTTCTCGTTCGCCCGGGCGCGGCACCTGAGCCGCTGA